From the genome of Vicia villosa cultivar HV-30 ecotype Madison, WI linkage group LG2, Vvil1.0, whole genome shotgun sequence, one region includes:
- the LOC131651810 gene encoding bZIP transcription factor 16 isoform X1, whose translation MGNSEMDKTTKEKESKTPPPTSQEQSSTTTSTGAINTDWASFQAYSPMPPHGFMAQSPQAHPYMWGVQHIMPPYGTPPHPYVAMYPHGGIYAHPSMPPGSYPYSPYAMPTPNGIAEASGNTPASIETDGKPSEVKEKLPIKRSKGSLGSLNMITGKNNEHGKTTGTSANGNHSKSGESGSFEGTSEGSDANSQNGSQLKSGDRQDSFEGEPSQNGSSVHTSQNGGLNTPNAVVNQTMSIMPITAAGTPGAVTGPATNLNIGMEYWGTPAPSNIPALRGKVPATTVAGGIVTGGSRDSVQSQLWLQDERELKRQRRKQSNRESARRSRLRKQAECDELAQRADVLKEENATLRLEISRIRSEYEQLLSENTALKQRLEEQPSNDQNVGNDTQQSGQTEDVQAGH comes from the exons ATGGGCAACAGTGAaatggataaaaccacaaaagaGAAGGAGTCAAAGACGCCGCCACCGACGTCACAg GAGCAGTCGTCGACCACCACCAGCACCGGAGCAATTAATACAGATTGGGCCAGCTTTCAG GCATATTCTCCTATGCCTCCACATGGATTCATGGCACAAAGTCCCCAAGCTCACCCGTATATGTGGGGTGTCCAG CATATTATGCCTCCTTATGGTACTCCACCACATCCCTATGTTGCAATGTATCCCCATGGTGGCATATATGCTCATCCATCCATGCCTCCG GGATCTTATCCATACAGTCCTTACGCAATGCCTACTCCAAATGGTATTGCTGAGGCTTCG GGAAACACTCCTGCCAGCATAGAAACTGATGGTAAGCCTTCTGAGGTGAAGGAAAAATTGCCAATCAAAAGATCAAAAGGAAGTTTGGGTAGTTTGAACATGATTACAGGGAAAAATAATGAACATGGTAAAACAACTGGCACATCTGCTAATGGAAATCACTCAAAGAG TGGTGAAAGTGGAAGTTTTGAAGGTACAAGTGAAGGAAGTGATGCTAATTCTCAGAAT GGCTCTCAATTGAAATCTGGAGACAGGCAGGACTCTTTCGAAG GTGAACCATCTCAAAATGGAAGTTCAGTGCATACTTCTCAAAACGGGGGACTTAATACACCTAACGCGGTGGTTAATCAAACTATGTCTATCATGCCTATCACTGCGGCTGGTACTCCTGGAGCTGTTACTGGTCCGGCGACAAACTTAAATATAGGAATGGAGTATTGGGGAACGCCAGCTCCATCCAACATTCCTGCTCTCCGTGGAAAGGTTCCGGCTACTACAGTTGCGGGAGGGATAGTTACTGGTGGATCACGGGATAGTGTTCAGTCACAACTTTGGCTACAG GATGAAAGAGAGCTTAAAAGGCAAAGACGGAAGCAATCTAATAGGGAATCTGCCCGGAGATCCAGGTTGCGCAAACAG GCTGAGTGCGACGAATTAGCTCAGCGTGCTGATgttttgaaagaagaaaatgcTACCCTCCGATTAGAAATAAGCCGCATTAGAAGCGAGTATGAGCAGCTACTTTCCGAGAACACGGCTCTGAAG CAGAGACTTGAAGAACAACCGAGTAACGATCAAAACGTTGGTAACGACACTCAACAGAGTGGACAGACAGAGGACGTGCAAGCTGGTCATTAG
- the LOC131651810 gene encoding bZIP transcription factor 16 isoform X2, whose amino-acid sequence MGNSEMDKTTKEKESKTPPPTSQEQSSTTTSTGAINTDWASFQAYSPMPPHGFMAQSPQAHPYMWGVQHIMPPYGTPPHPYVAMYPHGGIYAHPSMPPGSYPYSPYAMPTPNGIAEASGNTPASIETDGKPSEVKEKLPIKRSKGSLGSLNMITGKNNEHGKTTGTSANGNHSKSGESGSFEGTSEGSDANSQNGSQLKSGDRQDSFEGEPSQNGSSVHTSQNGGLNTPNAVVNQTMSIMPITAAGTPGAVTGPATNLNIGMEYWGTPAPSNIPALRGKVPATTVAGGIVTGGSRDSVQSQLWLQDERELKRQRRKQSNRESARRSRLRKQAECDELAQRADVLKEENATLRLEISRIRSEYEQLLSENTALKRLEEQPSNDQNVGNDTQQSGQTEDVQAGH is encoded by the exons ATGGGCAACAGTGAaatggataaaaccacaaaagaGAAGGAGTCAAAGACGCCGCCACCGACGTCACAg GAGCAGTCGTCGACCACCACCAGCACCGGAGCAATTAATACAGATTGGGCCAGCTTTCAG GCATATTCTCCTATGCCTCCACATGGATTCATGGCACAAAGTCCCCAAGCTCACCCGTATATGTGGGGTGTCCAG CATATTATGCCTCCTTATGGTACTCCACCACATCCCTATGTTGCAATGTATCCCCATGGTGGCATATATGCTCATCCATCCATGCCTCCG GGATCTTATCCATACAGTCCTTACGCAATGCCTACTCCAAATGGTATTGCTGAGGCTTCG GGAAACACTCCTGCCAGCATAGAAACTGATGGTAAGCCTTCTGAGGTGAAGGAAAAATTGCCAATCAAAAGATCAAAAGGAAGTTTGGGTAGTTTGAACATGATTACAGGGAAAAATAATGAACATGGTAAAACAACTGGCACATCTGCTAATGGAAATCACTCAAAGAG TGGTGAAAGTGGAAGTTTTGAAGGTACAAGTGAAGGAAGTGATGCTAATTCTCAGAAT GGCTCTCAATTGAAATCTGGAGACAGGCAGGACTCTTTCGAAG GTGAACCATCTCAAAATGGAAGTTCAGTGCATACTTCTCAAAACGGGGGACTTAATACACCTAACGCGGTGGTTAATCAAACTATGTCTATCATGCCTATCACTGCGGCTGGTACTCCTGGAGCTGTTACTGGTCCGGCGACAAACTTAAATATAGGAATGGAGTATTGGGGAACGCCAGCTCCATCCAACATTCCTGCTCTCCGTGGAAAGGTTCCGGCTACTACAGTTGCGGGAGGGATAGTTACTGGTGGATCACGGGATAGTGTTCAGTCACAACTTTGGCTACAG GATGAAAGAGAGCTTAAAAGGCAAAGACGGAAGCAATCTAATAGGGAATCTGCCCGGAGATCCAGGTTGCGCAAACAG GCTGAGTGCGACGAATTAGCTCAGCGTGCTGATgttttgaaagaagaaaatgcTACCCTCCGATTAGAAATAAGCCGCATTAGAAGCGAGTATGAGCAGCTACTTTCCGAGAACACGGCTCTGAAG AGACTTGAAGAACAACCGAGTAACGATCAAAACGTTGGTAACGACACTCAACAGAGTGGACAGACAGAGGACGTGCAAGCTGGTCATTAG
- the LOC131646635 gene encoding probable rRNA-processing protein EBP2 homolog produces the protein MVVPFVNDDPMIDDETEDLDEVPSDSDSEEDVKLAEPSKTAVNNREAILDKLGDISWPENVDWKHKLSIDIDQEQEVDVNDDLARELSFYTQALEGTRQAFEKLESMGLPFLRPADYYAEMVKADSHMEKVKSRLLEEKKKMEEADERRKAREAKRLSKEIQSQKLKERAKQKKDDIESVKKWRKQRQQSGFADGGDGPDKALGFEDGKVFERSKKKRPGVLPGDRSGGKAKQAFGKGKTQKKRDTKNSKFGFGGRKGSKKQNTADTTNDFGGFSKGAGAGNKKRKR, from the coding sequence ATGGTGGTGCCTTTTGTTAATGATGATCCAATGATTGACGATGAAACTGAAGATTTGGATGAGGTACCGTCAGATTCAGATTCAGAAGAAGATGTAAAATTAGCTGAACCGTCAAAAACTGCAGTTAACAACAGAGAAGCGATATTAGATAAACTTGGAGACATAAGCTGGCCAGAGAATGTGGATTGGAAGCACAAGCTCTCCATTGATATTGATCAAGAGCAAGAAGTAGATGTGAACGATGACTTGGCTCGAGAGCTATCGTTTTACACGCAAGCATTGGAGGGAACTAGACAAGCCTTTGAGAAGCTTGAGTCAATGGGGCTCCCTTTCTTGAGACCTGCCGATTATTATGCTGAAATGGTGAAGGCAGATAGTCACATGGAAAAGGTGAAAAGTCGGCTattagaagagaagaagaagatggaagaggCTGATGAGAGAAGAAAGGCTAGGGAAGCAAAGAGATTGTCCAAAGAGATTCAGTCACAGAAGTTGAAAGAAAGGGCCAAGCAGAAAAAGGACGACATTGAATCTGTTAAGAAGTGGAGGAAGCAGAGACAACAGAGCGGGTTTGCTGATGGCGGCGATGGTCCAGATAAGGCTTTAGGCTTTGAAGATGGAAAAGTGTTTGAGAGGTCAAAGAAGAAAAGGCCCGGAGTGTTGCCAGGGGATCGATCAGGAGGTAAGGCAAAGCAAGCCTTTGGAAAGGGAAAGACGCAGAAGAAAAGAGATACTAAGAACTCCAAATTTGGTTTTGGAGGCCGGAAGGGATCGAAGAAGCAGAATACAGCTGACACAACTAATGATTTTGGTGGATTCAGTAAGGGTGCTGGTGCTGGAAATAAGAAGAGGAAGAGATAA
- the LOC131651812 gene encoding protein IWS1 homolog 1 encodes MGYEDNPYRDEDGEPLMDYNDVQSDGEATPEPQQLDDFEEEDVDDWRGRERSQTPVHDADSSKSKPRKRLIKKSDTGKQSGKLSVAPELEDELEEDGYPAMDDEGEGRKRKKEKESGSGKKEKRLKGEKRYGESSGGKSGSKFGGSKKGFAGKAGNDHEGEVKEMWDTIAGGDSEDDHEGNRNMDDDNFIDDTGVEPALYGYDEPRSPGDAPQAEEGEEDDEVKDLFKVGRKKKKNERSPAEIALLVENVMAELEITAEEDAELNRQFKPAINKLKKLPLLQEVLSKKQLQLEFLDHGVLTLLKNWLEPLPDGSLPNINIRTAILKILNDFPIDLEHFDRREQLKRSGLGKVIMFLSRSDEEINVNRKLAKDLVDKWSRPIFNKSTRFEDMRNVEDDRAPYRRPSVKKPANKAAGMESRDGDLDLDLSQPRAGQSSSRQHASRPEATPLDFVIRPQSKIDPDEIRARAKQGSQDQHRMKMNKKLQQLRAPKKKQLQATKLSVEGRGMVKYF; translated from the exons ATGGGTTACGAAGACAATCC GTATCGCGATGAAGACGGCGAACCGTTGATGGACTACAACGATGTACAATCTGACGGCGAAGCGACACCGGAGCCGCAACAGCTTGACGATTTCGAGGAGGAAGATGTTGACGATTGGCGTGGTAGAGAGAGGTCACAAACTCCGGTCCACGACGCCGATTCGTCGAAATCGAAGCCGAGGAAGAGGCTGATTAAAAAGAGCGATACCGGGAAACAGTCGGGGAAGCTGTCGGTTGCACCGGAGCTTGAAGATGAGTTGGAGGAGGACGGTTATCCGGCGATGGATGATGAGGGGGAagggaggaagaggaagaaagagAAGGAAAGTGGATCTGGGAAGAAGGAAAAGAGGCTGAAAGGGGAAAAGAGGTATGGTGAAAGTAGCGGTGGAAAGAGTGGGTCTAAATTTGGGGGTTCAAAGAAAGGGTTTGCTGGGAAGGCTGGGAATGATCATGAGGGTGAAGTTAAGGAGATGTGGGATACAATTGCTGGAGGGGATTCTGAG GATGATCATGAGGGTAACAGGAATATGGATGATGATAACTTTATAGATGACACTGGAGTAGAACCTGCTTTATATGGTTATGATGAACCACGATCTCCTGGTGATGCTCCTCAG GCAGAGGAAGGTGAGGAGGATGATGAAGTTAAGGATCTTTTCAAAGTGGGtaggaaaaagaagaagaatgagaGGAGTCCTGCAGAAATCGCTTTATTAGTTGAAAATGTCATGGCTGAGCTTGAGATTACTGCAGAAGAGGATGCTGAACTGAATAGACAGTTTAAGCCCGCTATTAATAAACTCAAGAAGTTGCCTCTTCTCCAAGAAGTCCTCTCAAA GAAGCAGCTTCAACTCGAGTTTCTAGATCATGGAGTGCTTACTTTATTGAAGAATTGGCTTGAGCCACTTCCTGATGGAAGTCTGCCAAATATTAACATAAGAACAGCAATTTTGAAGATTTTGAATGAT TTTCCCATAGACCTAGAGCATTTTGATAGAAGAGAACAGCTGAAGAGGAGTGGTCTTGGAAAG GTGATTATGTTTTTATCAAGGTCCGACGAAGAAATCAATGTAAATAGGAAATTAGCCAAAGATTTGGTTGATAAATGG AGCCGACCTATTTTTAATAAAAGTACTCGGTTTGAAGACATGCGAAATGTTGAGGATGATAGGGCTCCATACAGGAGGCCATCAGTTAAAAA GCCAGCAAATAAAGCTGCAGGGATGGAATCTAGAGATGGCGATCTTGATTTGGATCTTTCACA GCCTAGGGCTGGACAGTCATCTTCCAGGCAACATGCATCAAGGCCAGAAGCAACACCTTTGGATTTTGTGATCCGCCCCCAATCTAAAATTGACCCTGATGAAATTAGAGCCCGAGCAAAACAAGGTTCACAAGACCAGCATCGAATGAag ATGAATAAGAAATTGCAGCAGTTGAGGGCTCCAAAAAAGAAGCAGCTTCAGGCTACAAAACTGAGCGTGGAAGGTCGTGGTATGGTCAAGTACTTTTAA
- the LOC131651813 gene encoding UV-B-induced protein At3g17800, chloroplastic, translating to MQVSGAITDVLVVLPSSSSLRLPEFRHLHAHDAKNFLSRGFLKSCPPSYFAKHYNEPYNFRARRLAVRASAESSDSFAPSPPLEFESPVGQLLEQILQTHPHLVSETIDQQLEKLLAERDAQKEESSTSDVDSLYKRISEIKEKEKRTTLEEIMYCSIVNRFKESKISMIPKISTTSDPNDRVDVWPNQEFKLETVHSPEAFEMIQSHLSLVLEERTVGPLQTIVQMSKIKLGKLYAASIMYGYFLKRVDERFQLERSTGILPQDFSSENIVFDEPSPPNKLWDSDSLIRIYPDEEGYYEKDYMDTGEGKSYGLKAYVMQLDADTLQRLAFLRSKEAISLIEKQTQALFGRPDIQVTEDGSIETTNDELLSLTFSGVTMLVLEAVAFGSFLWDQENYVDFKYPFLNK from the exons ATGCAAGTTTCAGGTGCAATCACCGACGTTTTGGTGGTGCTTCCTTCTTCGTCGTCGCTCCGCCTACCGGAATTCCGCCATTTGCATGCTCACGACGCGAAGAATTTTCTTTCCCGTGGATTTCTTAAA AGTTGTCCTCCATCTTACTTTGCTAAACACTATAATGAACCCTACAATTTCCGAGCTAGAAGGTTAGCTGTGAGAGCATCTGCAGAATCAAGTGATAGTTTTGCACCTTCTCCTCCTCTCGAATTTGAGTCCCCAGTTGGTCAGCTATTGGAACAAATTTTGCAAACTCATCCTCATTTAGTTTCAGAAACCATTGATCAACAGCTAGAGAAACTTCTGGCTGAAAGAGATGCCCAAAAAGAAGAATCTTCTACTTCAGACGTGGATTCCCTTTATAA GAGGATATCTGAAATCAAAGAGAAAGAAAAGCGTACAACATTGGAAGAGATAATGTACTGCTCGATCGTAAACAGATTTAAAGAGAGCAAAATTTCAAtgataccaaaaatatcaacaacCTCGGATCCTAATGATCGAGTGGATGTATGGCCAAATCAAGAATTTAAGCTAGAAACTGTTCATTCTCCAGAGGCATTTGAGATGATACAGAGTCACTTATCTTTGGTACTAGAAGAACGGACTGTGGGTCCTCTCCAGACAATTGTTCAGATGAGCAAAATCAAACTGGGAAAGTTATATGCTGCTTCAATAATGTATGGATACTTTCTCAAACGGGTTGATGAACGGTTCCAACTTGAGAGGTCAACGGGAATACTTCCACAGGATTTTAGTAGCGAAAATATAGTTTTTGATGAACCATCACCACCAAACAAGCTCTGGGATTCCGATTCCTTGATTAGGATCTATCCAGATGAGGAAGGTTATTATGAAAAGGATTACATGGATACTGGTGAAGGAAAATCATATGGACTGAAAGCTTATGTGATGCAGTTGGATGCAGATACACTTCAGAGACTTGCTTTCTTACGCTCCAAGGAAGCTATATCGTTGATTGAAAAGCAAACTCAGGCCCTCTTTGGAAGGCCTGATATTCAAGTTACGGAGGATGGTTCAATTGAAACTACCAACGATGAATTACTTTCACTTACCTTCTCAGGCGTGACCATGCTTGTTTTGGAAGCTGTTGCTTTTGGATCATTCCTATGGGACCAAGAAAACTATGTTGATTTTAAGTATCCTTTTCTTAATAAATAG